One Desertifilum tharense IPPAS B-1220 genomic window, GTTCGGCGTTTTAATGATTCCAACGATCCTGGTAGCCGTCAGCGTTTTTATCATTGCCTTCATTGCTGCACCCCCCGTCGATCTCGATGGGATTCGGGAACCCGTTTCTGGTTCGTTGCTCTCTGGCAATAACATTATTACCGCAACCATTGTGCCCACCTCTGCGGCGATTGGCTTGCACCTGTATCCCCTCTGGGCCGCCTCTTCAATGGAAGAATGGCTGTATAACGGCGGCCCTTATCAGGTGGTTGTCCTCCACTTTTTAATCGGGATTTATGCCTATCTCGGTCGCGAGTGGGAGTTAAGCTACCGCTTAGGGATGCGTCCTTGGATTCCCGTTGCCTTTTCTGCACCCGTTGCGGCTGCAACTGCCGTTTTGCTGATTTATCCCATCGGACAAGGAAGCTTCTCGGATGGTTTAATGCTAGGGATTTCCGGCACCTTTAACTTTATGATTGTCTTTCAGGCAGAGCATAATGTCCTGATGCATCCCTTCCATCAGTTAGGTGTTATTGGCGTTTTCGGGGGTGCTTTATTCTCCGCCATGCATGGTTCTCTGGTGACATCTAGCCTAATTCGAGAAACCACAGAAGTTGAATCGGCTAACACGGGTTACAAGTTTGGGCAAGAACAAGAAACCTATAATATTGTTGCAGCGCACGGTTATTTTGGACGATTGATCTTTCAATATGCCAGCTTCAATAATTCTCGTTCTTTGCACTTCTTCTTAGCCGCCTGGCCTGTCGTTGGCATTTGGTTCGCTTCTTTGGGCATCAGTACGATGGCGTTTAACCTGAATGGATTTAATTTCAATCAATCGATTCTGGACAATGAAGGACGCCCGATTAATACTTGGGCAGATATTGTTAACCGCGCTAACTTAGGGATTGAAGTCATTCACGAACGTAATGCTCACAACTTTCCGCTTGATTTAGCCTCTGGAGAAGTTCAACCTGTCGCTTTAATCGCCCCTGCCCTCAATAGTTAATTGCTACCCCAAAATTCCTCTTCTCCTTGTTGAATTTCCACCCGATCTCTCGCCTAGAGGTCGGGTTTTTTGGGGTTGAGAACCATAAAAAAAGGGTCAAGCCTCGCTCGCCCTTTATGACTTATTGATATTCAACTCAAGAATTGACTTGTAAGGCTCTCAGCTTTTCTAGCTGTTGATTTTGTTGTTGCATTTGCACCAGCAAAGAGTCACAAACGAGATCGCATAACTCAAACAGATAGGGATTGGCAATTTCATAGTAAACGCTCACGCCCAGTTGAGTTCGCTTTACAATGCCTGCTTGAGCCAGTAGTTTTAAGTGTTTGGAAACGTTCGCTTGTCCTAAGCCTGTTTCTTCAATGATTTGGGTGACATTTTTTGCGCCCGATTTTAAACAGCAAAGAATATGCAGGCGACTGACTTCCGAGAGGACTTTAAAGAAGTCAGCCATATAGGATAAAGCGACAGGCGTGAGCTGAGTCATTCTGTCTGAGAGGGTGGGTTGCAGAGTGGTTTGAGCGTTCTTTGCAGGGGATTTAGCCATTAGAAATGAAGGGAAGGAACAGCAATATCAATTTCTTTTTAAGTTTGAACAGTCAGGAATCGTTGATGATTTCTCAGCACTGCATTGCCCAAGATTTACAAGCGGATTAATTTTATTTTTAGATATTCCTACTCTAGCATATAAGCAAAGACTGAGGTAAAGGGGGGAGGCGCGATTGGGGCATGGAAATCGATTGGGGAAAATTGGAGCGGTACCTATCCGGAAATGAGATTCCTCGTTACAGTAAAAACCAGGATCTCCACCTAACCTTAACCATGCTTTCATCCCCAGTTCTACGCTTGTCAGCAGAAAATGCTTTATTTAGCGCGATCGCGCTCATCTTTATTGTGACCGTTGCTTGGGCATGGCGCGAGACTAAACCCTATACTCTTCCCGAACCCTTACCCGGTTGGTTCGCGGTGTGGTTTGGTAGCGTCCAAATTTTGGGGGGGTTAGTTCCCCTAGGGGCTTTGGGATGGAGTATTTGGCAGGGATATCCTAGCGCTACCGCAGTTTGGCTGTTTTACTATCTGATGCTGGGCTTGCAAATTTTGTTAGAATCGCTAACCTTACGGCAATATGCAACCGTTGTTTGGGTAATGGTTCCTTATCTATTTTTACCGTATCGGATTTGGCAGTTATACGAAGGCATGAATCTTTTAGAACCTTTAGCTGAGTTAGACTGGATGCGATCGCTCCTCTGGTTAGAAATCGGAGTTTGGAGTCTTAATTATTTGTTAGATGTTGCTCAGTTGCCTAGACTATACGGTTGGCTAGGCACCCAAGAGAATCCAGACTAATCCAACTTGGCTTGCAGCCCATATGCTAGAGAAAACACTGAAGCCAATTTGCAGAAAATTAGCGAAAAAAAGATTAGAGGCTTGAGAGTGTTGAATATAGCTCTTTAACATCATCTCCGCTAACACAAGTATAAATAATCACTTTTATAGCTCGACTCATGAGCTAGTTAGACGATGCGAATTTTACTTTTTGAGGTCGATCCAGTCGGGCGAGCTTCCCTAACAGAAGCGCTGGCCCACTATCATTATCAGGTCAACATTGCCCCCGATAGTCAAACGGGTTTGGAATGGGCGATCGCACATTCTTACGAACTGGTTGTTTTAAATGTACCCAGTTCGGAAGGGATTTCACTGTGTCGCCAATTACGCGATCGCGGTTACGAAAAACTGATTCTTCTCCTAGCCACCTCCGATCCCAACCCCGACATCATCGCCGGATTGGATGCGGGTGCAGATGACTGCATTGCCGGATCGTGCGACCTTTCAGAACTGATGGCGCGAATTCGAGCCTTGTTGCGTCGGCGAGAAGCAGCATTTATCCCGGCAGTTTTGACGTGGGGAGACTTGTGTTTCAACTCCGCCTCCGCCGAAGTCACCTATCGCAGTCAAGTTTTATCGCTGACTCCCAAAGAATACAACCTGCTCGAACTTTTTCTTCGCAATCCCCAACGCATTTTTAGCCGCAGTGCCATTATCGATCGCCTGTGGTCGTTGGATACCTTACCGACAGAAAACGCAGTCACCACGCACATTAAGGGGTTGCGACAGCAGCTTAAGATCGCAGGAATGCCTGTCGATATTATTGAAACGGTTTATGGACTCGGTTATCGGCTGAAAGCCTTTCCGAAGAGTTCCACCCTCGCCGAAACCCCAGAGGCGGAGTCTGAAAAACCGATATTACCCACCCACCTTCAATTCAAAATTGGCATGATTGATGGCGATCCCTCCGAGCAAAACCGCGCTTGGTTGAAAAACTTGCAAAGCGCTGGAGTTTGCTGGGGGTTCTATTTTAAGCGGATTGCTGATGTTAGCCAAGCCGCGATCGCGATCTCCAAAACGCCTTTAGATGCCTTGCTCGTCAACTTTAACGCGCCCGATTTTGATGAAAACTGCTTTAACGAATTACAAGAGTTAGTCACCCAATTCCCCAACCTCCCCGTTTTAGCCTTCGCCGAACCCGATAGTTGGTTAGACCGAATTGTCATTTCTCGCCTGGGGGGAAGTCAATGCTTGCAAAAGAACCAACCGTTAGAACAAATCCTAAGAGCGATCGCCACAGCGCTTCCCCATAATTCAATCGTTGAAGCTACAGTTATGGCCGTCAATGACGATCCTTTAGTGCTTTGCGAATTAGAACATCTTTTACAGCCTTGGGGAGTTCGTCTGGTTCAGGTATCCGATCCTCAATTCTTTTGGTCAACCCTAGGAGAAACGGCCCCTGACTTACTTATTTTAGACTTAGAAATGCCTGGGGTACGGGGAATTGAACTCTGTCGAGCCGTGCGCCAAGATCCCAAATGGGGAGACTTACCTATTATTGCTGTCACCGCCACACCCGATACCCAACTCATTCATCAAGTCTTTATTGCAGGAGCCGATGATTTTGTCAGCAAGCCGATTGTAGGACCAGAGTTAATTACGCGGGTGGTTAGCCGTCTCGATCGCGTTCCTCTGCGCTACCAGCTTGAGCAAATTCGCCTCAAAACTGTTAAGCAACCTTTGAAAGAATCTTTGAAGGAATATCAAGCGAATTTGTTATTAGTAGATGACCAACCCAATAACCTGCGTACCCTAACTGCCATTTTGAACGGACAAGGTTACAAGATTCGTAAGGCAACGAGTGGAGAGAATGCTTTAGAAACTGTGAGTTACCAGTTACCCGATCTGATTCTTTTGGATATTAAAATGCCAGAAATGGATGGTTATACCATTTGCTCGGCGCTGAAATCCGCCGCAGAAACTCGCGAAATTCCAGTCATCTTCTTAAGTGCTTTAGATGATGTGACGGATAAGGTGAAAGCTTTTGCAGTGGGTGGTGCAGATTATATTTCTAAGCCTTTTCAAGCGGAAGAAGTTCTCGTGCGAATTAAGCACCAGCTTACCTTACGACGCCAGCAACAACAGTTAATTGAGCAAAATCAACGCCTGCAATGGGAAATTCAAGAACGCAAACGTGTAGAAGCCGCTTTACGGGAAAGCGAAGCTCGACAACGTTCTAAGTAAAAGCACTCACTTGAATTGGAAATGCTACAGTCTTTTTCAGAACTCTGAGGTACACTTTCTTCAAAGTCCTCTTGTTCAGGGGACGGGGGTTTCTCCCGTTGTAGCAAGTGGTGTGGATAATGTGCGATCGCGCCGGATCTCATCCCATCAAAAGACGCTGTATCAGTCTTTTGTCTATTTCTCATTGATTGAGAAGTGTTGTATATCTTCACAAGATCCCTATTTTTTTAAATTAGGATCGGTGAATCGATGATTTCTCAGCTTTTGGATTAGATTTCTAAGACCGATCGAACTCAATGATTAAGCTCCCCTTGCGAGTTTTTACAATTATTCCCTTTGTGCTTCAGGTTCTAGGCGCTACTGGATTGGTTGGCTATTTATCGTTTAAAAATGGACAACAAGCAACCGAAAAGTTGGCTCATCAATTAATTTTGAAGGCTGGCGATCGCACAGAGCTTGAATTAACTAGCTACTTAGAAGTTTTGCCCTTTACAAGTCGGATCGTTAGCGAAGACGCCCGTTTTGGAAAACTCAACTTAAATAATTTTCAAGGCATTGAAGAATACTTGTTTCAGCAAATTAGCTGGAGCGAGAGAATTACGCAAATTTCAATCGGAAACCAACGTGGAGACTTGCAAGTTATTTTGCGCTTTCCCGATCTGAAGTTGCTAACAACCGATCCTAATTATCCCGGTCAGCTTTTAGATTATCAATTAAACGAACGCGGGGCAAGAACTAAGCTAAATCGCACTTTTGAATTTTCTAACCTTCAGGAACGCCCGTGGTATAAAGCCGCAGCGGTTGCTCAAGAACTGGTTTGGGTGCCGATTTTTTCTGTTGGCGATGCTTCTGCTTTATCGCTCAATGTCAGTTCTCCGATTTACGATCCTCAAACGCGAGAACTTTTAGGGGTTGTTTCTACTGGCTTCAATCTTTCTTTGCTCGATCGACTATTGCAGCAATCTTCGGTCAGCCCAGCCAGTCGAACTTTTATTATGGAACGGAATGGCTTATTAGTGGCAGATTCCACGCAAAAAGCCCCTTTTAGACGGATTGAAGCCAGCGGCAAAACTGAACTCAAACAGATCGAAGCGCTTAATGCTTCCGATCCGCTAATTCAAGCCACCAGCCAATATCTTTATCGCGAATTTGGTGACTTTTCCCAAATTCGCGATCGCTATAGCTCCCATTTTCGACTCCCGCCGACAACCGGATTCTCCCCCGGCGAACGCCAATTTATTGAGGTTGTCCCCTATCAAGATACGCCCGGTTTAGACTGGTTGATTGTGGTGGTTATCCCAGAATCGGAGTTTCTGGCTGAAATTCACGAACATACCTACACCACGGTTTTACTCTGCGCTTTGGCTGCCTTTGTCACCGCCGGTTTGGGGATTAGAACGGCTCGCTGGATTACCGATCCAATTTTAGAACTCAATCAGGCTGTTAGGAGTATTGCCCAAGGCGAGTTAAATGAGTCGATCGCCGATTCTGCTAAAATTCAGCGATTTCAGGAAATTTACGAACTGGCGAATTCCTTCCAAGCCATGACGCATCAGTTGCAAGCCTCTCTCCAAGCTTT contains:
- the psbA gene encoding photosystem II q(b) protein, which produces MTLTSYRPTEDNLWSRFCNWITSTKNRLYIGWFGVLMIPTILVAVSVFIIAFIAAPPVDLDGIREPVSGSLLSGNNIITATIVPTSAAIGLHLYPLWAASSMEEWLYNGGPYQVVVLHFLIGIYAYLGREWELSYRLGMRPWIPVAFSAPVAAATAVLLIYPIGQGSFSDGLMLGISGTFNFMIVFQAEHNVLMHPFHQLGVIGVFGGALFSAMHGSLVTSSLIRETTEVESANTGYKFGQEQETYNIVAAHGYFGRLIFQYASFNNSRSLHFFLAAWPVVGIWFASLGISTMAFNLNGFNFNQSILDNEGRPINTWADIVNRANLGIEVIHERNAHNFPLDLASGEVQPVALIAPALNS
- a CDS encoding helix-turn-helix transcriptional regulator, with product MTQLTPVALSYMADFFKVLSEVSRLHILCCLKSGAKNVTQIIEETGLGQANVSKHLKLLAQAGIVKRTQLGVSVYYEIANPYLFELCDLVCDSLLVQMQQQNQQLEKLRALQVNS
- a CDS encoding response regulator, giving the protein MRILLFEVDPVGRASLTEALAHYHYQVNIAPDSQTGLEWAIAHSYELVVLNVPSSEGISLCRQLRDRGYEKLILLLATSDPNPDIIAGLDAGADDCIAGSCDLSELMARIRALLRRREAAFIPAVLTWGDLCFNSASAEVTYRSQVLSLTPKEYNLLELFLRNPQRIFSRSAIIDRLWSLDTLPTENAVTTHIKGLRQQLKIAGMPVDIIETVYGLGYRLKAFPKSSTLAETPEAESEKPILPTHLQFKIGMIDGDPSEQNRAWLKNLQSAGVCWGFYFKRIADVSQAAIAISKTPLDALLVNFNAPDFDENCFNELQELVTQFPNLPVLAFAEPDSWLDRIVISRLGGSQCLQKNQPLEQILRAIATALPHNSIVEATVMAVNDDPLVLCELEHLLQPWGVRLVQVSDPQFFWSTLGETAPDLLILDLEMPGVRGIELCRAVRQDPKWGDLPIIAVTATPDTQLIHQVFIAGADDFVSKPIVGPELITRVVSRLDRVPLRYQLEQIRLKTVKQPLKESLKEYQANLLLVDDQPNNLRTLTAILNGQGYKIRKATSGENALETVSYQLPDLILLDIKMPEMDGYTICSALKSAAETREIPVIFLSALDDVTDKVKAFAVGGADYISKPFQAEEVLVRIKHQLTLRRQQQQLIEQNQRLQWEIQERKRVEAALRESEARQRSK